Proteins from one Telopea speciosissima isolate NSW1024214 ecotype Mountain lineage chromosome 1, Tspe_v1, whole genome shotgun sequence genomic window:
- the LOC122665439 gene encoding protein TPX2-like isoform X1 has translation MDEEMVDVSEGRFSPVEIDFDYEFDACRYFDFIREESPAESREAELWFERAGSYPPSPFVEKLNLGKVILVKDINSSPKSKDVENTGFTANRSDDGIGPVFSALDESNQDHEQMSDGIFRNSTGGVPQKVQNDEQALPTGLSFYNHMAKDIPKAKLKHASKGPCPRSSTLMKPTASHLAKQNQPRDACVSNRFFERSGMPFVRNSGRSFDNLSGVESQAAKRQKLEGGHLRKVAGTKQHAILAHKVTKKDKPVDGNVVHSKLKLTIPREPELETAQRAQRTRPKNNAELEEHQKSTCTFKARPLNRKILKAPSLQLPQKSTPRLPEFQEFRLKTSERAVQHSTSAVSSPSRNISHKVAANSSCVAHNATINSKRSISGDNPKEECELADHFKARPFNKKIFSSKGEIGIFRNSKREVTVPMEFDFSTDKRSQHRPPIELFNKLSLTPGLQQNNASQPKVAWSSSVHAKGSKENTPGPFRREHVIAAMNNEKHQRVGEKQTQCCSDRRIFEFRPQANTNSRSLGIR, from the exons atggACGAAGAAATGGTGGATGTCTCCGAAGGAAGGTTTTCGCCTGTGGAAATAGATTTCGATTACGAGTTCGACGCTTGTCGTTACTTCGATTTCATTAGGGAAGAATCACCTGCGGAGTCTCGAGAAGCAGAGCTCTGGTTTGAGAGAGCTGGAAGTTATCCCCCTTCTC CTTTCGTAGAGAAGTTGAATTTGGGCAAAGTCATCCTTGTGAAAGACATAAACTCCTCTCCAAAATCTAAAGATGTGGAGAACACGGGTTTTACCGCCAACAGATCAGATGATGGCATTGGTCCAGTGTTTTCTGCATTAGATGAAAGTAACCAAG ATCATGAACAGATGAGTGATGGAATCTTCAGGAACTCAACAGGTGGAGTTCCACAGAAAGTTCAAAATGATGAACAAGCATTGCCAACAG GGCTGTCATTTTATAATCACATGGCTAAAGATATTCCCAAAGCAAAACTGAAGCATGCAAGCAAGGGACCTTGCCCCAGGAGCTCAACTTTAATGAAACCGACTGCTAGTCATCTGGCAAAGCAAAATCAACCACGGGATGCCTGTGTTTCCAACCGATTTTTTGAAAG GTCTGGGATGCCATTTGTTCGAAACAGTGGTCGAAGCTTTGATAATCTCTCGGGGGTTGAAAGTCAAGCTGCCAAGAGACAGAAGCTCGAAGGAGGTCACTTACGGAAG GTTGCTGGAACAAAGCAACATGCTATTCTGGCACACAAAGTAACAAAGAAG GACAAACCTGTTGATGGTAATGTAGTGCATTCGAAGCTTAAACTCACTATTCCAAGAGAGCCTGAGCTGGAGACAGCACAGAGGGCCCAAAGGACCAG ACCAAAAAATAATGCTGAGTTAGAAGAACACCAAAAGTCAACATGTACATTCAAAGCACGCCCTTTGAACAGAAAA ATTCTCAAGGCTCCGTCATTGCAACTTCCACAAAAAAGTACACCACGGTTGCCAGAATTTCAG GAATTCCGTTTGAAGACATCAGAGAGGGCTGTACAACACTCTACGTCTGCTGTATCTTCACCATCTCGCAACATATCTCATAAG GTTGCAGCTAACAGCAGTTGTGTTGCTCATAATGCAACCATCAACTCCAAAAG GTCAATTTCTGGGGATAATCCGAAGGAGGAATGTGAATTAGCAGACCATTTTAAAGCTCGACCCTTTAATAAGAAG ATCTTTTCAAGTAAAGGAGAGATTGGTATTTTCCGGAACAGTAAGCGGGAAGTCACAGTACCTATG GAGTTCGATTTTTCAACAGACAAGAGGTCTCAGCATCGTCCACCCATAGAGCTTTTTAACAAG CTGTCACTTACACCTGGACTCCAGCAGAATAATGCATCTCAGCCAAAAGTGGCTTGGTCAAGTTCTGTACATGCTAAG gGCTCAAAGGAGAATACTCCAGGTCCTTTCCGACGAGAACATGTG ATAGCAGCAATGAACAATGAAAAGCATCAAAGGGTTGGAGAAAAGCAAACTCAATGTTGCTCTGACAGAAGGATCTTTGAATTCAGACCCCAAGCCAATACAAACAG CAGGAGCTTGGGCATCCGTTGA
- the LOC122671127 gene encoding probable sugar phosphate/phosphate translocator At1g12500, translating to MVEAQTWTSRRWSNTKPEAEQVVDIPATPTSEVRNYSSFSGGLFSPNVITALIIASWYTSNIGVLILNKYLLSFYGYRYPIFLTMLHMLSCAAYSSIAIHWLQLVPFQQILSRRQFLKIAALSAIFCFSVVCGNTSLRYIPVSFNQAIGATTPFFTAVFAFLITCKKESAQVYLALLPVVLGIVVSSNSEPLFHLFGFLVCIGSTCGRALKSVVQGLILTSEAEKLHSMNLLLYMAPMAALILLPFTLYIEGNVAAITLEKAREDRFIVFLLLGNATVAYLVNLTNFLVTKHTSPLTLQVLGNAKSAVAAVVSVLIFRNPVTVMGMAGFGVTIMGVVLYSEAKKRSRVAAH from the coding sequence ATGGTAGAAGCTCAAACATGGACGTCGAGGAGATGGAGCAACACCAAGCCGGAGGCAGAGCAGGTGGTCGACATCCCTGCCACTCCCACCAGCGAAGTACGCAACTACAGCTCTTTTAGCGGTGGCTTATTCTCCCCCAACGTGATCACGGCCTTGATCATAGCCTCCTGGTATACCTCCAACATTGGAGTCCTTATCCTCAACAAGTACCTCCTCAGCTTCTATGGCTACCGCTACCCAATCTTCCTTACCATGCTCCACATGCTCTCCTGTGCCGCCTACAGCTCCATTGCCATTCACTGGCTCCAGCTGGTCCCTTTCCAGCAAATCCTCTCCCGCCGTCAGTTCCTCAAGATCGCTGCCCTCAGTGCCATCTTTTGTTTCTCGGTGGTCTGCGGAAACACTTCCCTTCGCTACATCCCTGTCTCCTTCAACCAAGCCATTGGCGCCACCACCCCTTTCTTCACTGCCGTCTTCGCTTTCCTCATCACTTGCAAGAAGGAGTCCGCCCAGGTCTACCTTGCTCTCTTGCCCGTAGTGTTAGGGATCGTAGTTTCCAGCAATAGCGAGCCTCTATTCCATCTGTTTGGGTTTCTGGTCTGTATCGGATCTACCTGTGGCCGAGCTTTGAAGTCGGTGGTCCAAGGATTGATATTGACATCGGAGGCCGAGAAGCTTCACTCCATGAATCTACTTCTCTACATGGCTCCCATGGCGGCTCTGATTCTGCTTCCCTTCACTCTCTACATTGAGGGCAATGTGGCTGCAATTACCTTGGAGAAGGCCAGGGAGGATCGTTTTATAGTGTTTCTGCTTCTGGGGAATGCTACGGTAGCCTATTTGGTTAACTTGACTAATTTCCTGGTGACCAAGCATACGAGCCCGTTGACGCTGCAGGTGCTGGGGAACGCCAAATCTGCCGTGGCGGCCGTCGTGTCGGTCCTGATTTTCAGAAATCCAGTGACGGTGATGGGGATGGCAGGCTTTGGTGTTACGATCATGGGGGTGGTGCTTTACAGTGAGGCTAAGAAGAGATCCAGAGTTGCAGCTCATTAA
- the LOC122665439 gene encoding protein TPX2-like isoform X2 produces the protein MDEEMVDVSEGRFSPVEIDFDYEFDACRYFDFIREESPAESREAELWFERAGSYPPSPFVEKLNLGKVILVKDINSSPKSKDVENTGFTANRSDDGIGPVFSALDESNQDHEQMSDGIFRNSTGGVPQKVQNDEQALPTGLSFYNHMAKDIPKAKLKHASKGPCPRSSTLMKPTASHLAKQNQPRDACVSNRFFERSGMPFVRNSGRSFDNLSGVESQAAKRQKLEGGHLRKVAGTKQHAILAHKVTKKDKPVDGNVVHSKLKLTIPREPELETAQRAQRTRPKNNAELEEHQKSTCTFKARPLNRKILKAPSLQLPQKSTPRLPEFQEFRLKTSERAVQHSTSAVSSPSRNISHKVAANSSCVAHNATINSKRSISGDNPKEECELADHFKARPFNKKIFSSKGEIGIFRNSKREVTVPMEFDFSTDKRSQHRPPIELFNKLSLTPGLQQNNASQPKVAWSSSVHAKGSKENTPGPFRREHVIAAMNNEKHQRVGEKQTQCCSDRRIFEFRPQANTNRSLGIR, from the exons atggACGAAGAAATGGTGGATGTCTCCGAAGGAAGGTTTTCGCCTGTGGAAATAGATTTCGATTACGAGTTCGACGCTTGTCGTTACTTCGATTTCATTAGGGAAGAATCACCTGCGGAGTCTCGAGAAGCAGAGCTCTGGTTTGAGAGAGCTGGAAGTTATCCCCCTTCTC CTTTCGTAGAGAAGTTGAATTTGGGCAAAGTCATCCTTGTGAAAGACATAAACTCCTCTCCAAAATCTAAAGATGTGGAGAACACGGGTTTTACCGCCAACAGATCAGATGATGGCATTGGTCCAGTGTTTTCTGCATTAGATGAAAGTAACCAAG ATCATGAACAGATGAGTGATGGAATCTTCAGGAACTCAACAGGTGGAGTTCCACAGAAAGTTCAAAATGATGAACAAGCATTGCCAACAG GGCTGTCATTTTATAATCACATGGCTAAAGATATTCCCAAAGCAAAACTGAAGCATGCAAGCAAGGGACCTTGCCCCAGGAGCTCAACTTTAATGAAACCGACTGCTAGTCATCTGGCAAAGCAAAATCAACCACGGGATGCCTGTGTTTCCAACCGATTTTTTGAAAG GTCTGGGATGCCATTTGTTCGAAACAGTGGTCGAAGCTTTGATAATCTCTCGGGGGTTGAAAGTCAAGCTGCCAAGAGACAGAAGCTCGAAGGAGGTCACTTACGGAAG GTTGCTGGAACAAAGCAACATGCTATTCTGGCACACAAAGTAACAAAGAAG GACAAACCTGTTGATGGTAATGTAGTGCATTCGAAGCTTAAACTCACTATTCCAAGAGAGCCTGAGCTGGAGACAGCACAGAGGGCCCAAAGGACCAG ACCAAAAAATAATGCTGAGTTAGAAGAACACCAAAAGTCAACATGTACATTCAAAGCACGCCCTTTGAACAGAAAA ATTCTCAAGGCTCCGTCATTGCAACTTCCACAAAAAAGTACACCACGGTTGCCAGAATTTCAG GAATTCCGTTTGAAGACATCAGAGAGGGCTGTACAACACTCTACGTCTGCTGTATCTTCACCATCTCGCAACATATCTCATAAG GTTGCAGCTAACAGCAGTTGTGTTGCTCATAATGCAACCATCAACTCCAAAAG GTCAATTTCTGGGGATAATCCGAAGGAGGAATGTGAATTAGCAGACCATTTTAAAGCTCGACCCTTTAATAAGAAG ATCTTTTCAAGTAAAGGAGAGATTGGTATTTTCCGGAACAGTAAGCGGGAAGTCACAGTACCTATG GAGTTCGATTTTTCAACAGACAAGAGGTCTCAGCATCGTCCACCCATAGAGCTTTTTAACAAG CTGTCACTTACACCTGGACTCCAGCAGAATAATGCATCTCAGCCAAAAGTGGCTTGGTCAAGTTCTGTACATGCTAAG gGCTCAAAGGAGAATACTCCAGGTCCTTTCCGACGAGAACATGTG ATAGCAGCAATGAACAATGAAAAGCATCAAAGGGTTGGAGAAAAGCAAACTCAATGTTGCTCTGACAGAAGGATCTTTGAATTCAGACCCCAAGCCAATACAAACAG GAGCTTGGGCATCCGTTGA
- the LOC122665439 gene encoding protein TPX2-like isoform X3 → MDEEMVDVSEGRFSPVEIDFDYEFDACRYFDFIREESPAESREAELWFERAGSYPPSHHEQMSDGIFRNSTGGVPQKVQNDEQALPTGLSFYNHMAKDIPKAKLKHASKGPCPRSSTLMKPTASHLAKQNQPRDACVSNRFFERSGMPFVRNSGRSFDNLSGVESQAAKRQKLEGGHLRKVAGTKQHAILAHKVTKKDKPVDGNVVHSKLKLTIPREPELETAQRAQRTRPKNNAELEEHQKSTCTFKARPLNRKILKAPSLQLPQKSTPRLPEFQEFRLKTSERAVQHSTSAVSSPSRNISHKVAANSSCVAHNATINSKRSISGDNPKEECELADHFKARPFNKKIFSSKGEIGIFRNSKREVTVPMEFDFSTDKRSQHRPPIELFNKLSLTPGLQQNNASQPKVAWSSSVHAKGSKENTPGPFRREHVIAAMNNEKHQRVGEKQTQCCSDRRIFEFRPQANTNSRSLGIR, encoded by the exons atggACGAAGAAATGGTGGATGTCTCCGAAGGAAGGTTTTCGCCTGTGGAAATAGATTTCGATTACGAGTTCGACGCTTGTCGTTACTTCGATTTCATTAGGGAAGAATCACCTGCGGAGTCTCGAGAAGCAGAGCTCTGGTTTGAGAGAGCTGGAAGTTATCCCCCTTCTC ATCATGAACAGATGAGTGATGGAATCTTCAGGAACTCAACAGGTGGAGTTCCACAGAAAGTTCAAAATGATGAACAAGCATTGCCAACAG GGCTGTCATTTTATAATCACATGGCTAAAGATATTCCCAAAGCAAAACTGAAGCATGCAAGCAAGGGACCTTGCCCCAGGAGCTCAACTTTAATGAAACCGACTGCTAGTCATCTGGCAAAGCAAAATCAACCACGGGATGCCTGTGTTTCCAACCGATTTTTTGAAAG GTCTGGGATGCCATTTGTTCGAAACAGTGGTCGAAGCTTTGATAATCTCTCGGGGGTTGAAAGTCAAGCTGCCAAGAGACAGAAGCTCGAAGGAGGTCACTTACGGAAG GTTGCTGGAACAAAGCAACATGCTATTCTGGCACACAAAGTAACAAAGAAG GACAAACCTGTTGATGGTAATGTAGTGCATTCGAAGCTTAAACTCACTATTCCAAGAGAGCCTGAGCTGGAGACAGCACAGAGGGCCCAAAGGACCAG ACCAAAAAATAATGCTGAGTTAGAAGAACACCAAAAGTCAACATGTACATTCAAAGCACGCCCTTTGAACAGAAAA ATTCTCAAGGCTCCGTCATTGCAACTTCCACAAAAAAGTACACCACGGTTGCCAGAATTTCAG GAATTCCGTTTGAAGACATCAGAGAGGGCTGTACAACACTCTACGTCTGCTGTATCTTCACCATCTCGCAACATATCTCATAAG GTTGCAGCTAACAGCAGTTGTGTTGCTCATAATGCAACCATCAACTCCAAAAG GTCAATTTCTGGGGATAATCCGAAGGAGGAATGTGAATTAGCAGACCATTTTAAAGCTCGACCCTTTAATAAGAAG ATCTTTTCAAGTAAAGGAGAGATTGGTATTTTCCGGAACAGTAAGCGGGAAGTCACAGTACCTATG GAGTTCGATTTTTCAACAGACAAGAGGTCTCAGCATCGTCCACCCATAGAGCTTTTTAACAAG CTGTCACTTACACCTGGACTCCAGCAGAATAATGCATCTCAGCCAAAAGTGGCTTGGTCAAGTTCTGTACATGCTAAG gGCTCAAAGGAGAATACTCCAGGTCCTTTCCGACGAGAACATGTG ATAGCAGCAATGAACAATGAAAAGCATCAAAGGGTTGGAGAAAAGCAAACTCAATGTTGCTCTGACAGAAGGATCTTTGAATTCAGACCCCAAGCCAATACAAACAG CAGGAGCTTGGGCATCCGTTGA
- the LOC122671118 gene encoding LRR receptor-like serine/threonine-protein kinase SIK1: MMLQGKKMMVSVCVVMAMLQFLAQVVSSLPEEGKALMSIKASFSNVANVLLDWDDVGNVDHCSWRGVSCDNSTFSVVSLNLSNLNLGGEISPAIGDFTNLQVIDLKGNQLTGQIPDEIGDCVSLKFLDLSGNLLYGDIPFSISKLKQLEDLTLKNNVLTGPIPSTLSQLPNLKTLDLAQNRLTGEIPRLIYWNEVLQYLGLRGNSLTGTLSPDMCQLTGLWYFDVRGNNLSGTMPDSIGNCTSFEILDISYNQITGEIPYNIGFLQVATLSLQGNRLTGKIPEVIGLMQALAVLDLSENELVGPIPPILGNLTFTGKLYLHSNKLTGPIPPELGNMTKLSYLQLNNNQLVGGIPAALGNLEGLFELNLANNNLEGPIPQNISSCMALNQLNVHGNRLNGSIPSGFQNLVSLTYLNLSSNNFRGRIPIQLGRIVNLDTLDLSNNDFSGPVPASLGALEHLLTLNLGENSLNGPVPAEFGNLRSIQNIDMSFNKLSGSIPEELGQLQNIVSLILNNNNIRGGIPVQLTNCFSLVILNLSYNNLSGVVPPTKNFSRFPRESFLGNSLLCGNWSGSLCGPYERISKASFPRTAAVCIGLGSVTLFLMVMVAIYKSIQQKQYEKGSNKVLGSPKLVILHMNMAVHTYEDIMRITENLSEKYIIGYGASSTVYKCILKSSKPIAIKRLYSQYPQNLREFETELETIGSIKHRNLVSLHGYSLSPHGNLLFYDYMENGSLWDLLHGSGKVKLDWDTRLRIAVGAAQGLAYLHQDCNPRIIHRDVKSSNILLDENFEAHLSDFGIAKRIPTSKSHASTYVMGTIGYIDPEYARTSRLNEKSDVYSFGIVLLELLTGKKAVDNELNLHQLILSKADDNTVMEAVDPEVSVTCMDLGKVRKTFQLALLCTKRHPSERPNMHEVAKVLISLLPAPPAAKLCNLPKVINYAQFLVNSEGKQQQNPQLQDNSSSNAHWFVKFGEVISKNTQ, encoded by the exons ATGATGTTGcaggggaagaagatgatggtttCCGTCTGTGTGGTAATGGCGATGCTGCAATTCCTTGCTCAGGTCGTTTCATCACTTCCTGAAGAAG GAAAAGCGCTGATGTCGATCAAGGCTTCTTTTAGCAATGTAGCTAATGTGCTTCTTGACTGGGACGATGTGGGTAACGTTGATCACTGTTCTTGGCGTGGAGTCTCCTGCGACAATAGTACTTTCTCTGTTGTTTCCCT GAATCTGTCAAATTTGAATCTGGGTGGAGAGATTTCGCCCGCCATTGGGGACTTCACCAACTTACAAGTAAT AGATTTGAAGGGAAATCAATTAACAGGACAAATCCCAGATGAAATTGGAGATTGTGTCTCCCTGAAATTTCT GGATTTATCCGGTAACTTGCTTTATGGTGATATACCCTTTTCAATATCCAAACTTAAGCAACTCGAAGATCT GACTTTGAAGAACAATGTGTTGACTGGCCCGATTCCTTCAACCTTGTCGCAACTACCAAATCTAAAAACTCT GGATCTTGCTCAGAACCGTCTTACAGGCGAAATACCACGGCTTATCTACTGGAATGAAGTATTGCAGTATCT AGGGTTACGGGGAAACTCATTGACTGGAACACTGTCCCCTGATATGTGTCAATTGACGGGCCTGTGGTATTT TGATGTGAGGGGGAATAACCTAAGTGGAACAATGCCAGATAGCATTGGGAATTGTACAAGCTTTGAGATTTT GGATATCTCATACAACCAGATTACTGGGGAAATTCCCTACAATATTGGATTCCTACAAGTGGCTACCCT GTCACTTCAAGGAAATAGGCTCACGGGGAAGATTCCTGAAGTCATTGGTTTGATGCAAGCCCTTGCTGTCTT GGATTTAAGTGAGAATGAACTGGTCGGACCAATTCCACCTATACTTGGCAACCTAACTTTTACTGGCAAACT GTACTTGCATAGCAATAAACTTACTGGACCCATACCACCAGAACTGGGGAATATGACAAAACTTAGCTATCT GCAACTGAACAACAACCAGCTTGTTGGTGGGATACCAGCAGCACTTGGGAACTTGGAAGGATTGTTTGAACT GAATCTTGCCAATAACAATCTTGAAGGCCCCATTCCACAGAATATCAGCTCTTGCATGGCACTGAACCAACT CAATGTGCACGGTAATCGGTTGAATGGTTCCATACCATCTGGTTTCCAGAATTTAGTGAGTCTGACTTATTT GAATCTTTCTTCAAACAACTTCAGAGGCAGGATCCCTATTCAGTTGGGGCGCATTGTCAATCTTGATACACT GGATCTATCAAACAATGATTTCTCTGGGCCTGTTCCTGCTTCTCTTGGTGCTCTGGAGCATCTTCTTACTCT GAATTTGGGCGAAAATTCTCTCAATGGACCTGTTCCTGCAGAATTTGGAAATCTAAGAAGTATCCAAAATAT TGATATGTCATTCAACAAGCTTTCAGGCAGTATTCCCGAAGAGTTGGGTCAGTTGCAAAATATTGTTTCTCT CATTcttaacaacaacaatattcgTGGTGGCATCCCAGTTCAGTTAACTAATTGTTTCAGCCTTGTGATCTT GAACCTCTCTTACAACAACTTGTCGGGTGTTGTTCCTCCTACCAAAAACTTTTCTAGGTTTCCACGAGAAAG CTTTTTGGGTAATTCTTTACTATGTGGCAATTGGTCGGGATCATTGTGTGGGCCATATGAGCGAATATCCAAAG CTAGTTTCCCCCGCACTGCTGCTGTCTGTATTGGCTTGGGCTCTGTTACACTGTTTTTGATGGTCATGGTGGCTATTTATAAATCCATCCAGCAGAAGCAATATGAGAAGGGTTCCAATAAAGTACTTG GTTCGCCAAAACTTGTAATTCTTCATATGAATATGGCTGTTCACACCTATGAGGACATCATGAGGATTACCGAGAATTTGAGTGAGAAGTACATAATTGGCTATGGTGCATCAAGCACAGTATACAAGTGCATACTGAAGAGCTCCAAGCCCATAGCTATCAAACGACTTTACAGCCAGTACCCACAAAACTTGCGGGAATTTGAAACTGAACTTGAGACCATTGGTAGCATTAAGCACAGAAATCTTGTGAGCTTGCATGGATACTCACTTTCCCCTCATGGAAATCTTCTTTTCTATGATTACATGGAAAATGGTTCCTTGTGGGATCTTCTGCATG GATCAGGAAAGGTAAAACTGGACTGGGATACACGGTTGAGAATAGCTGTTGGAGCTGCCCAAGGTCTTGCATACCTGCACCAAGATTGCAATCCTCGGATTATTCACAGGGATGTCAAATCCTCCAATATCTTACTGGATGAGAACTTTGAAGCTCATCTCTCTGATTTTGGGATTGCCAAGCGCATCCCAACCTCAAAATCTCATGCCTCCACTTATGTAATGGGCACCATTGGGTACATTGACCCAGAGTATGCACGAACCTCTCGTCTTAACGAGAAGTCTGATGTTTACAGTTTTGGGATTGTCCTTTTGGAGCTACTCACTGGGAAGAAGGCTGTGGACAACGAGTTGAACTTGCATCAATTG ATATTGTCCAAGGCAGATGATAACACAGTGATGGAGGCAGTTGATCCGGAGGTATCTGTGACGTGCATGGATCTGGGAAAGGTGAGGAAGACGTTCCAACTTGCTCTGCTTTGCACTAAGCGGCACCCATCAGAGAGACCAAACATGCACGAAGTTGCCAAGGTGCTGATTTCTTTACTGCCGGCACCACCCGCTGCAAAGCTATGCAATTTGCCCAAGGTAATCAACTATGCACAATTCTTGGTGAATTCTGAAGGAAAGCAGCAGCAAAATCCACAATTGCAAGACAACAGTTCATCCAATGCACATTGGTTTGTTAAGTTTGGCGAAGTGATATCGAAGAATACCCAATGA